The Lynx canadensis isolate LIC74 chromosome A2, mLynCan4.pri.v2, whole genome shotgun sequence DNA segment AGGGCAGTGGAGACGTTACTGAAGAAAAGAAGACTTAGAAATTGAGAGAGTTGGGAGACCCCCGAGGCCTCCCGTTGCTAGAGCTCGCTTTTCTGATGCAAACACAGCAGTGAAGTCAAAGTGGAGAAATGGGGAAAGCTGCACCCTTGCATCAGAGAAGACCCAGGAAAGACTGGCGCTCTGCCCATGAGATGCCAGAACTTCTGCCTGTAAGGCAAGCAGCAATGACAGAATGTACAGAAGTAAAAGCGGACATAACCGATGAACAAGGTTTGTGTCCAAATAAAGTTCACGAGCCTTTATCTACACAATCAGACCCCAACACCTTAAGATTTCAGTAGCTGATTCGGCAGCAAGTCCTGACCCGAACTGCCACAAAGCTATTTAGTCTTTCGCTGGCCGGCTTGGGTGACGTTTCACAGAATGGGTGCGGAATAGGAGCGCGCTGGGATGCTGCTCAGGACCCTGCGGGAGGGCTTCCCGAGCGCACAGGACACGCGTGGTGCTGCTGCTCCGAAACCCGAGAGGCTGCGTGCACCTGCGCAGGGCCGTGGGGTGGCCCCGGGGCCCGTCTGTGCAGGGAGGCCAGCGGGGTTCCCTCCGTACCCGGTCCTTAACCAACAAGAGGACAAAGTGCAGGCGAGGTGGAGGCGGCTCAGCAGCACCTCGAGTTTACTCGCGCACGCATCGATGCGTTCACGCTTCACCCATTCACAGACCGAGCCCACGGGAAAGGTGAGCCCTAGATTCTGAAAACAGGCACTGACTGCAACAAGAGAGGAAAGATATGCACGGTCCTCCGTGAGTGCAGCTATGGGGGCCCGGCTTGGGCTCCTCCGCCACTAGGCCGCACAAAGGACACGCCCTCTATCTTCTCTGCCAGCCACACCTTCTCCCATCGGCCCCGCCCGCAGTGCTTCCGCTTCCGGCCTCGGGGCGGGGCTTCCTGCTGTGGGGGCGGGGTTTCCGGTCGCGAAGACGCTGCCGCTTCCAGGCCGCCGGAGTGGGCGGGGCCCggaagcggcggcggcggcggcggcgcggggacTGAAAGGGCCGGCCATGGCTGCGAACCTGAGCCGGAACGGGCCGGCGCTGCAAGACGCCTACGTGCGGGTGGTCACCGAGAAGTCCCCGACTGACTGGTGGGCGCCGGGAGGGagcgggccgggcggggggcaggaggccaggggcCACGGGTGCGCTGGGGCTCCCGGTTCAGCCACACCTGCGCCGCTCCCTGTGAGGTGCCCGTCCGCACCGTCGTCACCCGCCGTCCCGCCAGCCCCGCCGTGCGTGGGGGGCCCGCGCCGCCCCAGCTCCCCCCCCTCCGCCGGCCACCATGTTGGCTTCGGCGCCGGGCTGCGGCGGACGGCCGTCCCCACACAAAGGGGATCTCCGCAGCCGTCGGAGGGAGCGTCTCCCCAGCTCCCACTGCAGGGATGAGGCCCTGGGCGGCCGGAAGCCCGTCTGGGAATGGGAGCCTTCCCAGGAGGTCAGGCGTTCGGGTCCCCCGGGCTCTGAGTGTGGATTTCAGAACCTCCCTTTCTCCGAGAATAGTCCTTCTCGTGCTTGAGCCGTGCGGACACGAACGAAACTGCCGGCCACCAGTCTGGAAGGAGACCCCTCCTCATCCGTCCACCTCCTCGTGACAGCTTCCAGTGGGCCGTCAGTGTCCAGTACCCCTCATGCAGTTGCTGGGGTTTTACGGTACCGGCAGCCTTTGTCCGAGGGCTCTGGGGCAGCCTTGGGCGGCAGACCGGGAGTACCGCGCGGTCATTCTCCATCACTTTCCCCTTTGCCTGAACCGTTTTCGCTGACCAGTTTTGAGCACTTCCGGTACTAAGGAAATATGCTGAGTGTGATGAACTAAGGTGACCGGCTTTGGGGAGCCTTTGCTCCTGGCGGGGGCAGGGCCCCCTGGGACAGGCTGCAGCGACAGGCTGGTCTCTGCACCGCCCCGGTGCTGCTTCCCCATCTCTGCTCTTCCTGGTGCCCAACACAGAGCACTTTCCTACCGTGGGCTGTTGTGGCACGGGGAACATTCTATTCTTTCCTCCAGCCCTCAGCCTTCTCGGGGAGAGCTTGGGAACACAAGCTGCCTGGGTCAGCAGAGGCTCTGGGGCAGAGTTGACGTGGGCTCCCTGCCCGGGGCTCGTGCACACTTTTGCAGGGGAGCCAAGCAACTCCTCTGTTTGAAGCACATCTAATTAGTGAGGAAGGGTGTCTGCTAACCGTGGGATTTCTCTGCCTTCGCGGCTTCATTATGCTTAGGAAGTTCACCCGCAAATCATGTACTTCTTTTTAAGCCTAAGAGTTTCTAGAtgtcagcccccaccccacctctctcctACTCCCAGAGAGCCCTTAGCCCTCTGCTGTGACTCCAGACCCTGCTGACAGTATTGCCAAGTGCCCCCTTTGACATCCATATGAGGCCACCTGACTCTAGACCCCGGAACCATCTTTGCCCCTCTCCAGTCCTGCTCAGCTAGGGTCTTGCTATCTTGTGTGCTCTTAAGGACGTGCTATAGCCCTTGATGACTTACCTAAGGGACTCCTGGGCCTCCCTCTGGCTTCCTTCCAGGTCTCTCTTCATTCTCAGTTTCCACTGGTTTGGGGATGATGTCCCACAGCCCAGTTGGCAGTTCAGGCCTCCCACGCTCCCAGCTTTTCCTTAGGCTTCTCAGAGCTGTCTGCCACCACCCTGCTCTGaaacttcccctccccacctctctgtcccTGAGGAGGGTGCTAAGCCTCTTTCCCCTCACCATGTGACCAGCCAGCCTCTGCTCCCACTGCCACAGCCATTAAGTATCTCAACAGGTACATGTGGTAGACCCCACTCAGCTGAAAAAATACCTAGATTGTGTTACTTCTGTGCATAAACTTGAGCAGCTTCCTGTTTCATGTGAAATAAAGCCCAGACCCCTTACCTCGGCCTGCAGGCCCTGTGCAGCTAGCTCCTGAcccctcctgccacccctcccccttaCCATACTGGGGCCACACCTGTTTGCCACCGCTGtggccttctttctcttcctcaaacaTGTGAGCTGGTTCCTCCTTAGAGCCCTCGCTCTTGCCGCTTCTCCTTTCTAGCACCCTCATCATCCCTGGGGGTCTCCCCAGACTTCTCAGCATGGAGAGGCCTTCCTCAATTCCCCAGTCCCTGATGCACTcacactttctgtctcttggGTGACTGTCTCCAGACACATGGTTTTTCTTGTCACCTTTCTCTTCACCAGGAGGAATAGGGCCTGTCTGTCCCTGGTGTAGGGCTACCATGTGCGCTCAGTGCTTGGGTGAGACTGGACTGGGAAGGGCACAGAGTGCTGTGGAGGGTATCAGCAAGAAGAGGCAGGTCACGAAAGGTTTCACATGCAGAGTGGGTGGCATTGGGCTGGGACCCaaagctgggtggggtggggggcaggcatgTCAGCTCCCAATCTTGGATCTTTTTCTTGCTTCCCCAGGTTGTTCTCCTAGATGGAGTCATGTTTGTTGACCTCTTGTACCCACATCACTGCCTGACAGTACATTCTTGACAGTGTGTTTCTTTCTTGTCTCCCATTAGAAGGTGACTTTCATGCTCATGGAAGGGCCTCTTTGGACATATCCGAAGCTTTGTGCCCATCACCACAAGCGGCAGGTTCTCAGTACATGTGTCAGAAGGGATGGTTTGAGTTACAAGGTGCTCAGCGCACCACAGTCCTTGTGCTGTGCACAGGCCAGCATACTGCTTTTCCATGGTGATTTGAAAAAAGGATGGAAGTCAGTTGAATGTGGGAATGTGGGAATCTGGGAACATTCAAGAAGGTGGCTTGGGCTGGAGCCCAAGGTATGGGGGGGTCAAGTTGGAGGGCAGGCAGCAGGCATGGAGCTTGGCTCTTACTAGCTGCTGGGTCGCTTCTTAGGAGAACTGCACTGAGCAGAAGTCTCTGCTCCCCGCAGCGTGTCCAGTGTCCCTGTCTTTTGCAGCCAGGGCTTGGTGGCTTCAAACATCCAGGCTTCTTCCAGGAAGAGGGCTGGCCAGGACTCCGGTCACCAGAATCTGGatgtccccctcctcccacatcctttccatttgtctgtgtgtTCCATTTAGTGTCTCTCTCCTAGGAGGGGTGTCCCCCACGCCAGCCAGACCTTCTGGATCTGGGTTTCTTTCTTCCGACTTGCTCAGGCTGGGCAGCTCTGCCCGATGCCTTAGCAAGGCCTTGGGGAAGCTGAGTGGAGGCTGATTTGCTTCCTTGTGGACTCTTTACCCCAAAGTCCCTGTCTGGCCAGCCACAGCAGAGCTGTGCTCAGAGCGGGGGAGATAGTGCACAAGACCAGATTTTGCCTCTGACTTGCTGTCTGCTGGGTCAGCATTCCTACCCCAGGTTCCACCAACCTGGAGCTGAGCTCCTGCAGAGTTGGTGTTGATGGCTGAGCTCCGTGCGGACTGTGGAGAAGCCACCTGTTCCAGAACGTTCTCCTTGGGTAACCTTTGTTCTAGTCATGGGACTTTTTATGCCCCACATATAATAAAATCTGCTATATTTTCTCAACGCCTCTGGAGCTcaagtttataaaaacaaatttttcccAGAGTTCTTGTGAATAATTAGTCTTACAGAAAAAGATAGGTGTGGTCTATGGTCACCTGTGGAGAGTTAAGGCTCCTCCGAAAAAAGAATTTGCTTGACTTCATGGTGAGTCATGGCCCATGTGGTTTCTGGGTTTTCCAGAAGAGTCCAAAGCCCAGAGAGATCTGCTCCAGAAACTCTTCAGGCTTTCAGAAGGCGGAGCAGATATGCACAAGGTGTTGGGCGGCATTCCGAAATGCCTCATGTGCTTTTCCTCGGGGGGCTTTGGGTTGAGGAATATGCAGGTATCTTTTATcttctcaaattcacaaacctgaTAGACAAGTGAGTATTTCACACATGAATGTGTGGACAGTTGCCATAAAACTTTCCAGCTTAGGGGCATCTCCAATGGCTTAGTTGGCGGAGTGtaaaactcttgatctctgggttgtgaattccacccccacgttgggcatagagcttccTTAAAATCTAATCAGacggtgcctaggtggctcagtcagttaagcatccgactcttggtttcagctcaggtcacggttcatgggtttgagcaccacgtccggccctgtgctgacagttcagagcctggttgggattctctctcttcctctctctctgcccctccaccccacatttctctcaatctcaaaataaataaaaatttttatttttttttatttatttatttttttttaatttttttttttttcaacgtttatttatttttgggacagagagagacagagcatgaacgggggaggggcagagagagagggagacacagaatcggaaacaggctccaggctctgagccatcagcccagagcccgacgcggggctcgaactcacggaccgcgagatcgtgacctggctgaagtcggacgcttaaccgactgtgccacccaggcgccccaataaaaatttttaaaaagtcaaacaaattTTCCAGCATAGGGAcacttggctggcttagtcggtagagtgtgtgactcttgatctctgggtcatgagttcaggtcacacattgggcatagagcttccTTCAAATCAAGTCAGACAAACAAACTTTACAGCTTAGTTTCCCTCACAGTAGATGGGAAGGCTCCCCATCATAAGGCTCCCCTTCATAAGTTTGTCTCTCAGGATAAGCCCCTGTGGGTGAGAACTAAGAAGGCCATGGCTCTGGGCCAGCCTGGGGCCTGTGTTACTATCATGCTGAGCTCTGGTGGGTGTGGCAAGGGCAGATGGCACCCAGCGCACTGGCTACAGAGCTCACCTGTGTTTTGTTTCAGGGCTCTCTTTACCTATGAGGGTAACAGCAATGACATCCGTGTGGCTGGCACTGGAGGTGAGTATGACCAAGTGAGGGGGCGaggaggcgggtgggggaggaggggagagagtggTAGCCATCAGGGTCCCCAGCCCACACCACAGTAGCACCACCGTTGGGGAGCTGGACACAGCTTTGTTACTCAGCAATGTTCACCAGTGCATTCTCCACTTGCCATACAAGTGCTTCTGGTGGCCTGTTCTAGAAAGCCCCTCCCTTGTGAGGGCTGCTCCCTGACCTTTAGAAGGACCGCTGCTGGCCGTGCTCTCACATGCACTGTGATGCCTCAGGTGGTGGAGAAGTGCAGGGTTCAGTAGCCTGCATTTCCTACCACCGCCTCCACTGGGACTCACAGGGCTCTGCTGTGCATACTCCAAGTAGGGGCTCAGGGCTGTCCCAGGTCTCTGTGGCCCTATAGCTAAAGTACCTGACCCAGCTCCTCACTAGCTGATAAGGACCACAGCCTCAGTGTCAGGAGAATGGCTGAGGATGGCTCCTGTGCCCTCATCACCCATCCCCTTACCTTCACTTGGAGGATCTAAGCACTGAGCCTGAGCGTGACTGAAGGACGTTCCcacctgcttgggaccctcttgGTGGCCTGGGGGTCTGAGCAGACTCATGGGTAGGGCAGGTGACTCCCAGCAGGCCTATTCCAGGGCCCTCAGTAGGTCCAGGCAATGGTAAAATTGTTGCAGAGATCCTCCATTTGGAAGCCTGATGCCCAGTTTGTAACAAAAATGACGATTTTACTTACAGAATTACCCGTGGGTTTTATAGGAATGGTTTTTAGACTGGCGTATGTAAAAACTCACCTGGggtcctcggggcacctgggtggctcagttggttgagtgtccaacttcagctcaggtcatgatctcacagctcgtgggtttaagccctgcatgaGCTCGccactgtcggcgcagagcctgcctgggatcttctgtccccctctaaGCTGcttccctgcttccactctctctctcaaaaataaatcttacaaaaaaaaaaaaaaaaaaacacctggggTCCTTGTCACAAATGCAGATCCTGGGTCCCACCCAGCTCCAGTGAGTTAGCTCCTGTGAGTTGGCACAGGAATCCAATTTTGATGTAGGCGACACTGAGAACCCCTGGTTTAGAGCCATTTGGGTTTGGTCTCCTGGCGGACAGTGTGCCAGGGCAGGCAGCAGGTGCGGGACACCTCACTTCCCTGTGACCTGCTGCAGAGGGAGGCCTGGAGGAGATGGTGGAGGAACTCAACAGCGGGAAGGTGATGTACGGCTTCTGCAGGGTGAAGGACCCCAACTCCGGCCTGCCCAAATTTGTCCTCATCAACTGGGTATGTGGAACTGGCGGGCTCTCGGTTCTCATCCAGGTGCGACCCAGAAGaactccctttccttctcctcctctgccatTCACGATTGGAGCAGAGAAGGACTTGACTTCAGGGCAGCTCGGAGGTGGTGAAGGAACACACCAGTAGATTAAGTCATTGTGGCCCAATGGGGGCCTGGCTAGCGTAGAATTCCCAGTGCCTCCCCCCCAAGCCCAGGATTATTCCTACAAAATGGAGTACAAACAATCGCAGGACCCCCTTGCCTGTGTCCCCTTCAGAGTAGTCATCCTGAGGGAGCAGGGGGCCTGGAGAAGGCTCTGAGAACCCAGGACTGGTGGGTGGGACTAGAAAATTCTGAGCCAACCCCCTGCCCATGGAAGCTGGTGGTCATCCTGCCACAAGAACCTCCTTGACTTGGAGGTGTGGGCCTTGCCTTATCCTCTGCTTTAGGGTCCCAGCTCTGTCTTTGCTGGGACACACAGGGATGCTGCTGAGCCCCCAGGGAGGGATTGGTGAGTCATGCTGGGTGTGTTGTGTTGCAGACAGGCGAGGGTGTGAACGACGTACGGAAGGGAGCATGCGCCAACCACGTCAGCACCATGGCCAGCTTTCTGAAGGTGAGGGCTGTTCCCTGAGGGCCTCACAGAGTTTGCCAGGCCCCCAGGCTCCTGGGTGTGCATGAGCAGGAGTTGCAGCCAGAGCTGGAATTGTGTCCCACGCCCCAGTACTCTGTCTGGACTTGAGGGTGTGACCCGAGGCTGCCGTGCTCTTGCTCAGCAGGTGCGTGGGAGGCCACACTGCGGCCAGAGCCACTAGCAGGCTGGCTTCAGTGGGGAGGAAGGGTGAATGACTGTCCTTTCTGAGCTCAGGAGGAACAGGCTGGAGCTggtcctggggcagggcagggccttgGGTTCCCTTAGTTTGTCAGTGTGGTCAGGATCTGGAGGAGAACAGTTGTGTATGCCCAGCCGCCTCAGCACGCACATTCCCTTTGATGGCTCCTCTCCAGCCTGTCCCCACATGTATTTATGTCCGTCCTTGTAGCAGAACCTCCTTCAGTGCCAGAAGcatttgttgtttgcttgttgGGTAACTTTTTGCATTTCTTGGTTACCGGCAAAGAGACTCAGGACTTTGATTTCTGGTTCTGCCAGTGCTTCTCCAGGTATGCCTCACTTTCTTTTCTAGGagctgaaagaaagagaggatcccaagcttaTTAGGTGTTTACTAACAGTGAGTGAGGTCATGGATCTGACTTCTCAAGAAGTCGGTGGCTTGCTTTTTGTAGAAAATGAGTTTCcagattctttttaaagtttgtttttgctCATGAGAAAGGAGCTCTTTAACACCTGGGCCTGCAGCAGAGAGCGTGCCGTACACATAACAAGCCATAGACAGTGCTGCAGAGGGCAAAGACCTCGTGCCCGCACTGGACAAGTACAAGTTTGCCTCAAGGTGGTTTGTGGGCCATGAGCAGAGTGTGTCTAGGTGCCCAGCAGGGTTCCCTGCCCTTGAGCCTGGGTGGCAGTTGTCTGAGCTGTGTGGACTGCAGTGTGCATCCTGTCCTCTCCTGGAGCTACACCTCCTGACCGCTCTCCTGCTGCAGGGGGCCCATGTGACGATCAATGCTAGGGCCGAGGAGGACGTGGAGCCTGAGTGCATCATGCAGAAGGTGGCCAGAGCCTCCGGTGCCAACTATGCCTTCCACAGGGAGAGCGGCCGTTTCCAGGACATGGGCCCCCAGGCCCCCGTGGTGAGTGCTGCCTGGGCGGgcggcagggcaggggcaggtcaGGAGTGTGCAGTTACCCTGTCCCACCTGGCTGCACCCGCCCTGGGTGGTTTATCCCTCACAGGGCTGGGCTCCTGGCTACTTGGCTTCCGGCCCCGGAGCCAGATGAAGGTGCAGATGGCCGACAGAAGTGGGAGCTGCCCCCCCGGTGGGGCAGGTGCTAGTGGGCATGAGGAGCAGCCCTCCACCCTGTCTGGTCCCACCAGCTGTTTGGAGCCTCTCTGCAGGGACAGTGTAGTCACCCTCGAGGCCACAGCACCGGTGTGTCCTGcacagccctgggtggggggcacCGTGGAGGAATGTAAGGCAGTGGATGGGCAGACACCTGCTGGCCTGTAGTCCTAGTGCCAGGTGGGGGGGGGTCCAGTCCCCCGATGCACAGCCGGAGTCTGTGGAGATTCCCGGGCACCGCCCAGTGCAGTCAGCTATCTGTGTCTGGTGGACCAGCCTCCTAGAAATGGCCAGAGGCCGGTCTCAGAACCTCCTTGGCCTCCATCACAGGGGTCTGGTGCAGCCAGAGACCTCCTCAGTGTTGCCTGGGGTTGAGAGCTTCCTTGCTTGGTGGTTTCCTAGGGCCATTGGGCTGTCTTGGTTCTGGTCTCCTTGAGAGGCCCAGGGCCAGCGCCCCTGCCCTGCCAGGCACCATCCTGAAGGTTGTTGCTCATGTTCTGTGGGCGGTCCAGTGGGGATCCCTCTGTCCTCTGCAGGGCTCCGTGTACCAGAAGACCAATGCCATGTCTGAGATCAAAAAGGTTGGCAAAGACAGCTTCTGGGCCAAAGCAGAGGTGAGTGCCCTTCTCAGAGATTAAGtgtgccttcctctctgtcccttggtTTTTCTCACAGTGAACCCCTGGGACACACGTTCCTGTTTGCACCCGTTCATAGGCTGTCAGACTGGGCTGAGGGAGTTAAGTGACAGGGCCCGAGGGCACTCACCTGCACCCCTGCACGCAGGCCACAGGCCCCCAACACCCCAGGCGGCACTCGCAAGAATGCCAGGGTGGACTCAGAGAGGGGGCAGGTCTGCCTGCGGCGCGGGGGCTGAGTGGGCCGCGGGCACTGTTCTCTccgcagaaggaggaggagaaccGCAAGCGAGAGGAGAAGCGGCGGGCAGAGGAGGAGCGGCAGCAGCTGGAGCAGGAACGCCGGGAACGGGAGCTGCGTGAGGCCGCCCGCAGGGAGCAGCGCTATCGGGAGGAGCAGGGCAGCGAGGCCGCGCCCCAGAGGTGAGGGCCCAGAGGGCGGGCAGAGGGAGGGTCCTAAGCAGGCAGCCGGGCTGCAgctcctccctgtgcccctcccagcAGGACATGTGAGCAGCCAGAAGTGGTTTTGGGGAGCAGACAGGAGCAGGTGAGACTTGTTTGTCCCGTGATGCGGGGGTCTCCGGGAGGGTCCCGTGGCCGGCTGGGCAGAGTGGAGCCTGGAGCGCGTGTGGGTGTGTCTCGGTGGTGGTGGAAACAAGCTCAAAGGGCAGAAGTTGTTGTCCAAGACGAGGCCTGGGAGCCCCTCCCAAAGCACCTGGGCCCATGCTCACTGCCAGGTGCTCAcacccttcccccctccccccaccccccaggaccCTGGCAGTCCACAGCCAGCACATCCACGGGACATTTTCAAACAGAAGGAGAGGGCCCTGTCTACCACATCCAtctccagcccccagccaggTAAGCCTACCCTCTGGGCCTAGCCCTGAGGTAGAGGCCGGCCGAGGGGTCCTGGGGTCCCAGTACAGGGTTCCCTGAGGTGACAGATGTGTCAGAGTATGACagacacacatgagcagggagagcCCGTGCTCATGAGAGTGGCTTctgagaggggagcctgggcgtCAGGGGTCCCTTGCCCGCCCTCAGCCTCGTCCCACAGCGACCTGGAAGGGCAGGGCCACGTGTGGCTTCAGAGGGGAGACCCTCCAGCCTGGCCCCGTAAACTTGTAGTGCAGCTCGCACATTGGCTCAGAGCTGGCCCCAGGAGCCTCTGTCA contains these protein-coding regions:
- the DBNL gene encoding drebrin-like protein isoform X1, yielding MAANLSRNGPALQDAYVRVVTEKSPTDWALFTYEGNSNDIRVAGTGEGGLEEMVEELNSGKVMYGFCRVKDPNSGLPKFVLINWTGEGVNDVRKGACANHVSTMASFLKGAHVTINARAEEDVEPECIMQKVARASGANYAFHRESGRFQDMGPQAPVGSVYQKTNAMSEIKKVGKDSFWAKAEKEEENRKREEKRRAEEERQQLEQERRERELREAARREQRYREEQGSEAAPQSRTCEQPEVVLGSRQEQDPGSPQPAHPRDIFKQKERALSTTSISSPQPGKLRSPFLQKQLTQPETHLSREPAQATSGPRPGLCEEPVLSTPPCPVQAEEEEAVYEEPPEQESLYEEPPMVQQQDAGSEHVDHYPGLSGKGLCARALYDYQAADDTEISFDPENLITGIEVIDEGWWRGYGPDGHFGMFPANYVELIE
- the DBNL gene encoding drebrin-like protein isoform X3, producing MAANLSRNGPALQDAYVRVVTEKSPTDWALFTYEGNSNDIRVAGTGEGGLEEMVEELNSGKVMYGFCRVKDPNSGLPKFVLINWTGEGVNDVRKGACANHVSTMASFLKGAHVTINARAEEDVEPECIMQKVARASGANYAFHRESGRFQDMGPQAPVGSVYQKTNAMSEIKKVGKDSFWAKAEKEEENRKREEKRRAEEERQQLEQERRERELREAARREQRYREEQGSEAAPQSRTCEQPEVVLGSRQEQDPGSPQPAHPRDIFKQKERALSTTSISSPQPGLCEEPVLSTPPCPVQAEEEEAVYEEPPEQESLYEEPPMVQQQDAGSEHVDHYPGLSGKGLCARALYDYQAADDTEISFDPENLITGIEVIDEGWWRGYGPDGHFGMFPANYVELIE
- the DBNL gene encoding drebrin-like protein isoform X2, which translates into the protein MAANLSRNGPALQDAYVRVVTEKSPTDWALFTYEGNSNDIRVAGTGEGGLEEMVEELNSGKVMYGFCRVKDPNSGLPKFVLINWTGEGVNDVRKGACANHVSTMASFLKGAHVTINARAEEDVEPECIMQKVARASGANYAFHRESGRFQDMGPQAPVGSVYQKTNAMSEIKKVGKDSFWAKAEKEEENRKREEKRRAEEERQQLEQERRERELREAARREQRYREEQGSEAAPQRTCEQPEVVLGSRQEQDPGSPQPAHPRDIFKQKERALSTTSISSPQPGKLRSPFLQKQLTQPETHLSREPAQATSGPRPGLCEEPVLSTPPCPVQAEEEEAVYEEPPEQESLYEEPPMVQQQDAGSEHVDHYPGLSGKGLCARALYDYQAADDTEISFDPENLITGIEVIDEGWWRGYGPDGHFGMFPANYVELIE
- the DBNL gene encoding drebrin-like protein isoform X4, which gives rise to MVEELNSGKVMYGFCRVKDPNSGLPKFVLINWTGEGVNDVRKGACANHVSTMASFLKGAHVTINARAEEDVEPECIMQKVARASGANYAFHRESGRFQDMGPQAPVGSVYQKTNAMSEIKKVGKDSFWAKAEKEEENRKREEKRRAEEERQQLEQERRERELREAARREQRYREEQGSEAAPQSRTCEQPEVVLGSRQEQDPGSPQPAHPRDIFKQKERALSTTSISSPQPGKLRSPFLQKQLTQPETHLSREPAQATSGPRPGLCEEPVLSTPPCPVQAEEEEAVYEEPPEQESLYEEPPMVQQQDAGSEHVDHYPGLSGKGLCARALYDYQAADDTEISFDPENLITGIEVIDEGWWRGYGPDGHFGMFPANYVELIE